The genome window ATTTATTACCTACAAAAAACGCCGCGAATACACCGAGCTCCCATTAACAACTCAGAGTAAATCGGCCGAGGTAGAAAACCCTAAAAAAGTAATGATTGTAGGGCTATGTGCGGTACTTGCCTCACTTGTTGCACAAAACCTAAGTGGCTCAATGATTTTAGGGGGTTTAGTAGGTGTAATGATATTTAGTGTATTTGGTGTAGTTAAGTGGGAAGAAAACGGCGACGTATTTAGTAAAGGCGTTGCGATGATGGCGATGATTGGTTTTATTATGATATCGGCACAAGGCTTTGCATCAGTTATGCAGGCCACTGGCGACGTAGCGAGCTTAGTACACAGCACTGCGGCACTTTTTGATGGTAATAAACCTTTGGCCGCCGGTGTTATTTTGTTAGTCGGGTTATTAATTACAATGGGAATTGGTAGCTCGTTTTCAACAGTGCCTATTATTGCAACTTTGTTTGTTCCTTTGTGTTTAGACCTCGGGTTTTCGGTTATGGCAACCGCTGCACTTGTTGGTACTGCGGGCGCTTTAGGTGATGCAGGCTCCCCTGCTTCAGACTCAACGCTTGGCCCAACATCAGGTTTAAATGCAGATGGCCAGCACGACCATATTAGAGACTCTGTTATTCCAACGTTTATTCACTTTAACATTCCACTGCTGATATTTGGCTGGATTGCAGCAATGGTGCTTTAAGTAGTATCCATGTAAGTATTCGTAAATTTAATTAAAAGCTAAAGATAACCAAAAAGGTATGTTTAAAGCATACCTTTTTTGCTTCTAACAATTCTTACCCCTATCAATTACTCCTCTATTTTGATTACTTTATTAGTCAATATTAACTGAGCTGTTGAGTTTACATTTAATAAATATTTGTATGATGTGTTCTTTATGGTTTTTTATATAAGCACCAATTAAGGTGCTTATATAATGTTGTTCTACCGCGTCTTTAAAGCTCTAAACTACTCAAAACCATAAATCATTTTATCGCATACCACAGGTGTTGGTCTGTGGTTATCATCTACAGCTACAAACGTAAAGCTACCACTAATAGCAGAGTGCTTATCATCTCTGTGCATAGTTTCTAATAGTATATCTACATCAACTTTTAAGCTGGTGTTACCTACATGGACTACTTTAGCAATTAACTCTGCAAAAGTACCTGCTGGTATCGCTTCTTTAAAATCAACTCTATCGGAAGATATGGTAACCAAAGGTTTACGGCAAAAACGAGTCGCTGCTATAAATGCCACTTCATCCATCCACGCCAGTGCATCACCACCAAATAAAGTATTGTGATGATTGGTACGCCCTGGAAACACAGTTTTAGTTACCGATGTGGTTGAGTCTTCAATACGCTGAGCAATTATTGCATCGCGATTTACGTCAGTCATAAATCCTACTTTTTGTTTGCTAATGTATCTTGCATTAGTAATGCAGGATCAAGGCGTTCGCCTTTCCAGTTAAAACGCCAATCTAGGTGAGGACCCGTTACACGCCCTGTTGCACCAATTTCAGCCACTTTGTTACCTTGCTTAATTTTGTCACCCACTTTTACATCAAGCTTACTTAAATGAATGTAAGTTGAGGTAATACCATGGCCATGATCAATAATTAATGTACCGCCTGAGTAGTATAAATCAGGTTCAGAAAATACCACGGTACCACTAATTGGCGCGTAAACAGGAGAGCCTGTTTTATTAGCGATGTCTAAGCCAAAGTGCGGACGACGAGGCTCGCCATTAAAATAACGCTGACTACCATAAACACCCGATATACGCCCTTCTGCAGGCTTTAACACAGGGTCTAAAAAGTACAGTAAATCAGAGTCTACTTCTCTCGCTTTACGAACAGCAACTGCTTCGCGGCTTATACGTGCACTGACTTCTTTTGCCGGTGAAACATACTTCTTAGCCACGCCGGTAATTTTATCAATTTCATATTCACGCTTGGTTATGACTAGCGGCTGAGAGTGAGATTTACCCGTGTTATCTACCCATTTTAAAGTATGAGTAGTTTCAGCGTCACGCCCAAAACCAAATACAAAGTCACCATTTAGCGAAAGTTTTAAGCTTTTGCCATCTAAGCTTACTGATTTAGCGTTTTCTAGCTTTCCAGTAACTAAACCGCCTTGTGTTAAATGCCCTTTTAACTCAAGCGCCATAGCACTAAAGCTAGCAGAGGCAACAAGCGCTGTTGCTAAAAGTGTTTTAAACATAGCTAATCGATCCTTTTCCAACACCTTCATAAGCAGTCACTTTCACTGCTTTTTCTGGATATTGGGCTTTAATTTGGCCAGCTACATGTTCAGCAATACATTCAACAGTGGTGTCTACTGGTAAAATGTCGCAACGGGATTCGCTAATCGCCATTTCAAAATAGCCTTGTGCCGACGTGTAAGCAAAACATACATCACCCGCTTTGGCTGTTATGTGTTTTAAATCAGGTGCGTTAATTTGATCTTCGCTGGTGGCTAAGTAAATATCTTCCCACTTTTGAGACCATTCTTTTTGCAAGCGCGGCATAGAGATGCCATCTAGGCTAATACCAATTTGAGAACGATGCCCATGAATAATACGTTGGCAATTACCGTCATGCTTTTTAAGGCCATGGCTGTAATGATAGTAAAAGCTTTGGCTGTGCTCAGGCTTAAGTGACAGCTCAATTTTTTCAATGTTATCTGGTAGCTTCGGTAAAATAGTCGCAATTAAAAATTCAGTAACCGATTCAACCGTTACTTCGTCTGCGTTAATCATGCAATAAGCTTGATGAGGAGCACTCATAGCTAAGTGGTTATTTTCACCAAATGTGCAATCGAGTGTTTTATGCTCGTCAAATTCAGATACAGTGCCATTAAGCCCTGTAGGAATTGCTAAACGGTGATCAATACACTCATCTATAATGCCTTTAATTTGCTTTTTAACTAAACCAAAGTCTAAAACCATAGACTCTTCGTTAAGTTTACCGTGCAAAGTTAAATCAACAATCCAGCTCTCGCCAACGGCGCCGCGTTTGTTACATAAGTAAGAAAAATCAATCACAGTTAGTGAGTTAACAAAAAGGATCATAAACTTCCTTTAGACTGGTTATAAGACAGCGCTAATTATAATGATTTCTGATTGTAATTGCGCGGTTTTATAGTGCAAAAACCAATCGCACTGATTGATTGGTGATTTTATGTGCAATATTTTGATTTTTTAACTGCTCCGAGTTGTTTAGCGTACAAGTGTACGCTAAAGTACTTGGCAATTTCTAAGCGAAGATAAGTGTTATGGAACCTAAAAATAGCTATACAAAAGAAGATTTGATCCTGTGTGGTCAAGGTGAAATGTTTGGTGAAGGCAACTGCCGTTTACCAAGTGACAACATGTTAATGATGGACCGCATTACCTCTATTACTGCTGATGGCGGAATTCATGGTAAAGGCGAAATTGTTGCTGAGCTTGATATTGACCCTAGCCTGTGGTTTTTCGATTGCCATTTTAAAGGCGACCCAGTAATGCCAGGTTGTTTAGGATTAGATGCTATGTGGCAACTAGTTGGCTTTTACTTAGGTTGGTCTGGTGGCCCTGGTCTTGGTCGTGCGCTAGGTGTGGGTGAAGTTAAATTTACTGGCCAAATTTTACCAACTAATAAAAAAGTAACTTACCGTCTTGTAATGAAACGCGTAATTAAACGTAAATTGTTTATGGGCGTTGCCGATGGTACTGTAGAAGTAGATGGCCGAGTAATCTACGAAGCAAAAGATTTAAAAGTGGGCTTGTTCCAAGACACTAGTGCATTTTAATTTTTAAACGCACAAACAAAAAGGCCTCCAATGCGGAGGCCTTTTTGCTTAAATTCGATTATTGATTTTAGGTTTTGTACATGTTGCGGTTTTCAATCGCTTCACGCCAACCTCCTAACCACTCTGATTTTGGATCTACTTGTTGATAAGGGCATAGCTCTTTTGAGCGACCTGCTAAACCTGCTTTAAAACCTTGAGAATGAGCTCTTTCTAAACGATCTCTTTTCTGTCTCTTCATCGGTAATATCCTCACCTTTTTATTTATATATTGTGTAGCATTAGTGAAATCTACATTTAATGAATAGTTAATAAAAATGTAAAATTCAAATTGTAAAAGCAATTAAATTGTTTGACTTTAACTAAGCTGCTGATGCAAAAATGAATTAACATTTAAAAAAGTAAGTGGTCATACAACATTTAATTTGACCGGTTCGTAATAACAAATTGGCGATTTAATAATCGCTAAAAAGCACTTGTGTGCTTTAATTGTGACCGACTAATATTGACTAAGTTCCAAACAAAAATGTAATCGTGACACTTTTATTTCATTAATCTTAAATTAGTAGCCCGCCCCTAAATTTGAACTATTTTTAAACAATTTAAATTTATACTTGATTATTTAAAGTCGATCGGTCTAATATGAGTTCATGAACAAAAACACATCAACACCAATACGCCGTGGTCGCCCACCTAAAATAGCCAGAGAAAACGCCGATACAAAAGCGTTACTTATTCGCACGGGCCTAGAAACCCTAACTGAATTTGGTTTTAGCGCCACGGGGCTCGATACTATTTTAAAAAAAGCGGCTGTACCTAAAGGCTCTTTTTATCATTACTTTAAAAGTAAAGAAGCCTACGGTATTGCGTTAGTTGATGCATACGACAGTTATTTTATTGCCAAGCTTACCCATTACCTACAGCAAGAAGATGTTCCCCCACTTGAGCGAATCGTTAATTTTACTCAAAGCGCAATTAAAGGGATGAAAAAATACGATTACAAACGAGGCTGCTTAGTCGGTAACTTAAATCAAGAGCTTAACCATTTAAGTGAAGAGTTTAAAACCAGATTAATGCAAAGCTACACCGCTTGGCAAAACCATGTAGAGCTTTGCTTAAAC of Pseudoalteromonas arctica A 37-1-2 contains these proteins:
- a CDS encoding Na+/H+ antiporter family protein, giving the protein MNAVVIGVILMLGLSLARVNVIVAMIISALVAGLTAGLGIKESVDAFNSGLSAGAEIALSYAMLGAFAVAISKSGLTRILADKLLAKVNAKGSGNETFLSYFILLIILGCAISSQNLVPVHIAFIPILIPPLLVVFNQLRLDRRAIACILTFGLATSYMVLPYGFGGIYLYSILHKNLVDNGLDIVNTQVPMAMIIPALGMFIGLLIAVFITYKKRREYTELPLTTQSKSAEVENPKKVMIVGLCAVLASLVAQNLSGSMILGGLVGVMIFSVFGVVKWEENGDVFSKGVAMMAMIGFIMISAQGFASVMQATGDVASLVHSTAALFDGNKPLAAGVILLVGLLITMGIGSSFSTVPIIATLFVPLCLDLGFSVMATAALVGTAGALGDAGSPASDSTLGPTSGLNADGQHDHIRDSVIPTFIHFNIPLLIFGWIAAMVL
- a CDS encoding acyl-CoA thioesterase codes for the protein MTDVNRDAIIAQRIEDSTTSVTKTVFPGRTNHHNTLFGGDALAWMDEVAFIAATRFCRKPLVTISSDRVDFKEAIPAGTFAELIAKVVHVGNTSLKVDVDILLETMHRDDKHSAISGSFTFVAVDDNHRPTPVVCDKMIYGFE
- a CDS encoding M23 family metallopeptidase; translated protein: MFKTLLATALVASASFSAMALELKGHLTQGGLVTGKLENAKSVSLDGKSLKLSLNGDFVFGFGRDAETTHTLKWVDNTGKSHSQPLVITKREYEIDKITGVAKKYVSPAKEVSARISREAVAVRKAREVDSDLLYFLDPVLKPAEGRISGVYGSQRYFNGEPRRPHFGLDIANKTGSPVYAPISGTVVFSEPDLYYSGGTLIIDHGHGITSTYIHLSKLDVKVGDKIKQGNKVAEIGATGRVTGPHLDWRFNWKGERLDPALLMQDTLANKK
- a CDS encoding 6-carboxytetrahydropterin synthase, producing the protein MILFVNSLTVIDFSYLCNKRGAVGESWIVDLTLHGKLNEESMVLDFGLVKKQIKGIIDECIDHRLAIPTGLNGTVSEFDEHKTLDCTFGENNHLAMSAPHQAYCMINADEVTVESVTEFLIATILPKLPDNIEKIELSLKPEHSQSFYYHYSHGLKKHDGNCQRIIHGHRSQIGISLDGISMPRLQKEWSQKWEDIYLATSEDQINAPDLKHITAKAGDVCFAYTSAQGYFEMAISESRCDILPVDTTVECIAEHVAGQIKAQYPEKAVKVTAYEGVGKGSISYV
- the fabA gene encoding bifunctional 3-hydroxydecanoyl-ACP dehydratase/trans-2-decenoyl-ACP isomerase, producing MEPKNSYTKEDLILCGQGEMFGEGNCRLPSDNMLMMDRITSITADGGIHGKGEIVAELDIDPSLWFFDCHFKGDPVMPGCLGLDAMWQLVGFYLGWSGGPGLGRALGVGEVKFTGQILPTNKKVTYRLVMKRVIKRKLFMGVADGTVEVDGRVIYEAKDLKVGLFQDTSAF
- the rmf gene encoding ribosome modulation factor; this encodes MKRQKRDRLERAHSQGFKAGLAGRSKELCPYQQVDPKSEWLGGWREAIENRNMYKT
- the acuR gene encoding acrylate utilization transcriptional regulator AcuR encodes the protein MNKNTSTPIRRGRPPKIARENADTKALLIRTGLETLTEFGFSATGLDTILKKAAVPKGSFYHYFKSKEAYGIALVDAYDSYFIAKLTHYLQQEDVPPLERIVNFTQSAIKGMKKYDYKRGCLVGNLNQELNHLSEEFKTRLMQSYTAWQNHVELCLNQAKQQGTIASHVNTKLMSEYFWIGWEGAVMRAKLTKSNTPLTLYTEMFLRALLT